In the Saccharococcus thermophilus genome, GGCGGCGGCCGCGCTTGTTGAGCTGGCCGGCGGAACGCCAAGCCAGGCGGCAGAAGCGATGGCAATTGCCTTAAAAAATATGTTAGGATTAGTATGTGACCCTGTCGCCGGTTTGGTCGAAGTGCCATGTGTCAAACGAAATGCGATGGGGGCGGCAAATGCGATGGTGGCGGCGGATATGGCGCTTGCCGGCATTAAAAGCCGCATCCCGTGCGACGAGGTGATTGAAGCAATGTACCGCATTGGTGAAATGATGCCAACGGCATTAAAAGAAACTGCACAAGGGGGGTTAGCAGCAACGCCGACAGGCCGCACCTTAGCGGCGAAAATTTTCGGCGTTTCCGCGAAATAACGGTGAATCGCGAGTTGCAACAGCCAGTTACCGCAATCAAAGGAATCGGCGAAGAGACGAGCGAAGCGCTGAAAGAAATGGGAATTACCACGATCGAACAGCTGCTTATGCATGTTCCATATCGTTATGAAGATTATGAGCTAAAAGATTTGGCGGAAGTCAAACATGATGAAAAAGTAACGGTCGAGGGGAAGGTTCATAGCGAGCCTTCTCTTACGTATTATACGAAAAAAAAATCGCGCCTAACGTTTCGTCTCCTTGTCGGGCGGTATTTAATCACGGTCGTTTGTTTCAACCGTCCTTATTTAAAAGGAAAAATAGCGATGGATGATACGGTGACGGTTATCGGCAAGTGGGATCAGCACCGCCAGACGATTACCGCTTATGAAGTGAAGCTCGGGCCGCTCCCGCAAACAAAAGAAATCGAGCCTGTTTATTCCGTGCGCGGCTCGATTACAGTGAAAGGAATGCGGCGTTTCATCAAGCTGGCACTTACGCAATACGGCGCGGCGATCGACGACCCGCTCCCGCTTTCGATCCGGCGCGCCTACCGGCTCGTTTCTAAGCAAGAAGCGCTGCGCTCCGTCCACTTCCCGCGTTCGCATGAAGAATTGAAACAGGCGAGACGGAGACTGGTATATGAAGAGTTTTTGCTGTTTCAACTGAAAATTCATGCGCTGCGCAAAGTAGCGCGTGAATATTCGCAAGGAATCGCCCATTCGTTTTCCACAGAAAAGCTGGACGCTTTTATAGGGCAGCTGCCATTTCCGCTAACGAATGCGCAGCGGCGCGTCATCGCGGAAATTCTTGCCGATATGCGCGCCCCATATCGCATGAACCGGCTGCTTCAAGGTGATGTCGGTTCAGGAAAAACGGTCGTGGCGGCCGTCGTCTTATACGCCACCGTTCTCTCCGGCTACCAGGGGGCGCTGATGGTGCCTACGGAAATTTTAGCGGAACAGCACGCCCACTCGATGCGGCAGCTATTTGCCGCCACTGACGTCAAGGTCGCGCTCTTAACGAGTTCGGTGAAAGGAAAGAAACGAAGAGAAATTTTAGAGCAGCTCGCCGCCGGCGACATTGATATTATGATCGGCACCCATGCGCTCATTCAAGAAGAAGTGAATTTTAAGAAACTTGGTTTAGTCATTACGGATGAACAGCATCGATTTGGCGTCGAGCAGCGCCGCGTTTTGCGTGAAAAAGGGCAGTCGCCGGACGTATTGATGATGACGGCCACCCCGATCCCGCGCACCCTCGCCATCACCGCGTTTGGGGAAATGGATGTGTCGGTGATTGATGAAATGCCGGCAGGAAGAAAAAAGGTGAAGACGTATTGGGTCAAGCACCATATGTTCGAGCGGGTGCTTGATTTTATCGAAAAAGAAATTCAAAAAGGACGGCAGGCTTATATCATTTGTCCGCTGATTGAAGAATCGGAAAAGTTGGATGTGCAAAATGCGATTGATGTCCATAGCATGCTTACGCATTATTACAGAGGAAAATACAACATCGGACTGATGCATGGGCGTCTTTCCGCGGAAGAAAAGGAAGAAGTGATGAAGGCGTTTAGCGAAAACCGCGTCCAAGTGTTAGTTTCCACTACTGTAGTAGAAGTAGGAGTCAACGTGCCAAACGCTACCGTCATGGTTATCTATGATGCCGAACGGTTTGGCTTGGCGCAGCTCCACCAGTTGCGCGGCCGGGTCGGCCGCGGCGATGAACAGTCGTATTGCATTTTGATCGCCGACCCGAAATCCGAAATCGGAAAAGAGCGCATGCGCATTATGACGGAAACGACGGATGGATTTGTGCTGTCAGAGAAAGATTTACAGCTGCGCGGTCCAGGTGATTTTTTCGGCACCAAACAAAGCGGCATGCCGGAATTTCGATTTGGAGATATCGTGCATGATTATCGCATTTTAGAAGTCGCTCGTGGCGATGCGGCGAAACTGATTGAATCGAAAGCGTTTTGGCATGATGAGTCATATCAATGCTTGCGCCTTTATTTGCAAGAGTCGGGCGTATTGGACGGCGAAAAACTAGATTGATAGAAAAAGATGTGCGGTCTGTCTTTTTATACGGCAGACCGCTTTTTTTGCTTGCATTCTTTTTTTTGATATTATATATTACTTTTAGTACCTAGTCATAAAACTGGGCGGTGTAAACAGATGAGAAAAAGCAAACGAGAGCGACAACGGCTTTTGCAAGAGACGATTCGTGAAAATCCGTTTATTACCGATGAAGAGTTAGCGGAAAAATTTTCGGTCAGCGTCCAGACGATCCGCTTGGACCGGCTGGAGCTGTCGATACCGGAGTTGCGCGAACGCATTAAGCATGTTGCAAAGCAGTCGCTGGCAGATAAAGTAAGGGCGCTTCCGCTCGAGGAAGTGATCGGTGAAATTATTGATATCGAGCCGGACCATAGCGCGATTTCTATTTTTGATGTGAAAGCGGAACATGTGTTTAGACGAAACCGCATTGCCCGTGGCCATCATTTGTTTGCTCAGGCCAACTCGCTTGCCGTTGCCGTCATCAACGATGAACTTGCCTTGACGGCCAAAGCAAATATCCGTTTTACGAGGCAAGTAAAAGAAAATGAACGCGTTGTGGCGAAAGCAAAAGTAGTTGGGGAAAAAGAAAACGGCCGGACGATCGTCGAAGTCAACAGCTATGTCGGGCAGGAGCTCGTTTTTTCCGGAACGTTTGAAATGTATCGATCCAACAATGAGAAAAAGGATGGAGACAGCTATGAAGATCGCGATTGATGCAATGGGAGGAGACCACGCTCCAAAAGAAATCGTGCTCGGGGCGATGAAAGCGGTGCAGCATTTTACCGATGTACATATTATGCTGCTTGGCGATGAGGCGCAAATTCGCTCGCACCTTACGAATGAGGAACGAATTACGATCGTTCATACCGATGAAGTGATTGAGGCGACCGATGAGCCGGTGCGGGCGGTGAGAAGAAAGAAGAACGCGTCAATGGTGTTGATGGCGCAAGAAGTGAAAGAAGGACGAGCCGACGCTTGCATCTCAGCTGGCAATACGGGCGCACTAATGGCGGCAGGACTGTTTGTTGTCGGACGGATCGCTGGAATTGATCGGCCGGCGCTCGCTCCGACGCTTCCGACCGTCGGCGGCGAAGGATTTTTATTTTTAGATGTCGGCGCCAACGTTGATGCCCGTCCGGAACATTTATTGCAGTACGCGTTAATGGGACATGTATACGCCCAAAAAGTAAGAGGCATTTCCCAGCCGCGCATTGGCTTGTTGAATGTCGGAACAGAAGATCAAAAAGGAAACGATGTCGCTAAACGCACGTTTCAGCTTTTGAAAGAGACGGACCTTCATTTTATCGGCAATGTCGAAGCGCGCGATTTATTGCAAGGTGTCGCTGATGTTGTCGTTACTGACGGGTTTACCGGCAATGTCGCGCTCAAAACGATCGAAGGCACGGCGATATCCGTATTTTCGATGTTAAAGCAGGCGTTGACAAGCAGTTTATCAAGCAGATTAGCGGCAGCCGTGTTAAAGCCGAGACTCGTTCAATTAAAAAAGATGATGGATTATTCCGAATATGGCGGAGCGGCGCTGTTTGGCTTAAACGCTCCGGTGATTAAAGCGCACGGTTCGTCCGATGCCAATGCGATCTTTCACGCGGTGCGCCAGGCGCGGGAAATGGTAGCCAACGACATTATCGCCACCATCAAAGAGTCGCTCGAACAAAACCATTCGTAAAGGAAGGGAAATCTATGGGGAAAATCGCTTTTATTTTTCCAGGACAAGGATCGCAGACGGTAGGCATGGGAAAAGATATTGCCGAAAGCGATGCCAATGCGCGTGCACTGTTTCAAGCCGCCGATGAACGTTTAGGATTTTCGCTTTCCTCGCTTATTTTCGAAGGCCCGCAGGAGACGCTGACGTTAACGTACAACGCCCAGCCGGCTTTATTGACGACAAGTATCGCCCTGCTTGAAAAAGTAAAAGAGGCAGGGATTACAGCCGATTATGTTGCCGGCCATAGTTTGGGAGAATATACAGCGTTGGTGGCAGCAGGCGTGCTTTCGTTTGCTGATGCGGTCTATGCGGTGCGAAAACGCGGTGAGTTTATGGAAGAAGCGGTGCCGGCCGGCACAGGAACGATGGCGGCTGTATTAGGAATGGACGCCGCGGCGCTTGAAGCGGTAACAAACGAAGTATCAGCGCAAGGAGATCCGGTGCAGTTGGCAAATTTAAACTGCCCAGGCCAGATTGTTATCTCCGGTTCGAAAGCAGGTGTGGAAAAAGCCGGTCAGCTGGCGAAAGAGCGCGGCGCCAAACGAGTGATTCCGCTCGAGGTAAGCGGGCCGTTTCATTCGTCTTTAATGAAACCGGCGGCCGGCAAATTGCAAGAAGTGTTAAACGGCGTTGCTATTCACGATGCGAAAATTCCGGTCATCGCCAATGTGACCGCGGAGCCGGTTGTGAAAAAAGAAGAGATTTCGCGCTTATTAATCGAACAGTTATATTCTCCAGTGCGCTGGGAAGAATCAGTAAAAACGATGATCACTTTAGGAGTGGATACGTTTATTGAAATCGGTCCAGGGAAAGTGCTATCCGGGCTGGTGAAAAAAATTGACCGCAACGTGCGCGTGCATGCTGTCAATGATTTAGAAACATTGAAATCAACCGTTGCGGCTGTGAAAGGAGAGTAAAAGAATGTTGCAAGGGAAAGTAGCGCTTGTCACGGGAGCGTCGCGTGGCATCGGCCGGGCGATTGCGCTCGAACTTGCCCGTCAAGGGGCAAATGTAGCCGTCAATTACGCCGGCAGCGAGGCAAAAGCGTATGAAGTGGTCGAAGAAATCAAAAAGATGGGCAAAGAGGCGGTGGCGATCCAAGCGGACGTTTCCAGCGCCGAAGCTGTCGAGCGCATGGTAAAAACGGTGCTAGAGCAGTTTGGCCGCATCGATATTTTAGTGAACAATGCCGGCATTACCCGCGATAATTTATTGATGCGCATGAAAGAGGAAGAATGGGATCAGGTGATGAATACGAACTTAAAAGGGGTATTTCATTGTATAAAGGCGGTGACGCGGCCGATGATGAAACAGCGCTATGGCCGCATCGTCAACATCGCTTCCATCGTCGGCATCAGCGGCAATCCGGGGCAAGCAAACTATGTCGCCGCTAAAGCAGGGGTCATCGGATTGACAAAAACGGCGGCGCGGGAACTTGCCAGCCGCAACATTACGGTCAATGCCGTCGCGCCAGGGTTCATCACGACGGACATGACCGACAGTCTTAGCGACGAATTAAAAGCGGAAATGTTAAAACAAATTCCGCTCGCTCGCTTTGGCGAGCCGGAAGACGTCGCCAAAGTCGTTGCCTTTCTCGTATCGGACGCAGCCAGCTACATGACCGGACAAACGCTCCATGTCGATGGCGGAATGGTGATGTAAATTTCAAATAGCGGCTAGTATTTTCTAGCCGAATCTACTATAATCATGAAGGGAGGTGAATCGAATGGCAGACGTATTAGAACGCGTAACGAAAATTATCGTAGACCGTCTAGGTGTCGAAGAATCGCAAGTAACGCTAGATGCATCTTTCAAAGATGATCTTGGCGCTGACTCCCTAGATATCGTTGAACTCGTAATGGAATTAGAAGATGAATTTAATATGGAAATTTCCGATGAAGAAGCGGAAAAAATTGTCACAGTAGGAGACGCTGTGAACTACATAAAAAGCCACATGTAATATCTAGAAAAGTCCCGTTGCCCAAAACGGGGCTTTCTCTGCTTTTTTATCTGTGTAACGAACGGATGAGCGGATATAATAAAAGAAGTATACGATTGATTTTTGCGTCGAATGAAGTCGGAGGGCTTTCTATATGTCAAAACCAAAAGATAAAGAGCGCACTCATGAAAAAAGGAGAGCGAAATTTAAAGAGTTGCAGAAAAAAATCGGCATTTTTTTTGCGAATGAACAGCTTCTCATTCAGGCTTTTACTCATTCAT is a window encoding:
- the fabD gene encoding ACP S-malonyltransferase, which gives rise to MGKIAFIFPGQGSQTVGMGKDIAESDANARALFQAADERLGFSLSSLIFEGPQETLTLTYNAQPALLTTSIALLEKVKEAGITADYVAGHSLGEYTALVAAGVLSFADAVYAVRKRGEFMEEAVPAGTGTMAAVLGMDAAALEAVTNEVSAQGDPVQLANLNCPGQIVISGSKAGVEKAGQLAKERGAKRVIPLEVSGPFHSSLMKPAAGKLQEVLNGVAIHDAKIPVIANVTAEPVVKKEEISRLLIEQLYSPVRWEESVKTMITLGVDTFIEIGPGKVLSGLVKKIDRNVRVHAVNDLETLKSTVAAVKGE
- a CDS encoding acyl carrier protein; its protein translation is MADVLERVTKIIVDRLGVEESQVTLDASFKDDLGADSLDIVELVMELEDEFNMEISDEEAEKIVTVGDAVNYIKSHM
- the fabG gene encoding 3-oxoacyl-[acyl-carrier-protein] reductase, translating into MLQGKVALVTGASRGIGRAIALELARQGANVAVNYAGSEAKAYEVVEEIKKMGKEAVAIQADVSSAEAVERMVKTVLEQFGRIDILVNNAGITRDNLLMRMKEEEWDQVMNTNLKGVFHCIKAVTRPMMKQRYGRIVNIASIVGISGNPGQANYVAAKAGVIGLTKTAARELASRNITVNAVAPGFITTDMTDSLSDELKAEMLKQIPLARFGEPEDVAKVVAFLVSDAASYMTGQTLHVDGGMVM
- the fapR gene encoding transcription factor FapR yields the protein MRKSKRERQRLLQETIRENPFITDEELAEKFSVSVQTIRLDRLELSIPELRERIKHVAKQSLADKVRALPLEEVIGEIIDIEPDHSAISIFDVKAEHVFRRNRIARGHHLFAQANSLAVAVINDELALTAKANIRFTRQVKENERVVAKAKVVGEKENGRTIVEVNSYVGQELVFSGTFEMYRSNNEKKDGDSYEDRD
- the plsX gene encoding phosphate acyltransferase PlsX produces the protein MKIAIDAMGGDHAPKEIVLGAMKAVQHFTDVHIMLLGDEAQIRSHLTNEERITIVHTDEVIEATDEPVRAVRRKKNASMVLMAQEVKEGRADACISAGNTGALMAAGLFVVGRIAGIDRPALAPTLPTVGGEGFLFLDVGANVDARPEHLLQYALMGHVYAQKVRGISQPRIGLLNVGTEDQKGNDVAKRTFQLLKETDLHFIGNVEARDLLQGVADVVVTDGFTGNVALKTIEGTAISVFSMLKQALTSSLSSRLAAAVLKPRLVQLKKMMDYSEYGGAALFGLNAPVIKAHGSSDANAIFHAVRQAREMVANDIIATIKESLEQNHS
- the recG gene encoding ATP-dependent DNA helicase RecG, which translates into the protein MNRELQQPVTAIKGIGEETSEALKEMGITTIEQLLMHVPYRYEDYELKDLAEVKHDEKVTVEGKVHSEPSLTYYTKKKSRLTFRLLVGRYLITVVCFNRPYLKGKIAMDDTVTVIGKWDQHRQTITAYEVKLGPLPQTKEIEPVYSVRGSITVKGMRRFIKLALTQYGAAIDDPLPLSIRRAYRLVSKQEALRSVHFPRSHEELKQARRRLVYEEFLLFQLKIHALRKVAREYSQGIAHSFSTEKLDAFIGQLPFPLTNAQRRVIAEILADMRAPYRMNRLLQGDVGSGKTVVAAVVLYATVLSGYQGALMVPTEILAEQHAHSMRQLFAATDVKVALLTSSVKGKKRREILEQLAAGDIDIMIGTHALIQEEVNFKKLGLVITDEQHRFGVEQRRVLREKGQSPDVLMMTATPIPRTLAITAFGEMDVSVIDEMPAGRKKVKTYWVKHHMFERVLDFIEKEIQKGRQAYIICPLIEESEKLDVQNAIDVHSMLTHYYRGKYNIGLMHGRLSAEEKEEVMKAFSENRVQVLVSTTVVEVGVNVPNATVMVIYDAERFGLAQLHQLRGRVGRGDEQSYCILIADPKSEIGKERMRIMTETTDGFVLSEKDLQLRGPGDFFGTKQSGMPEFRFGDIVHDYRILEVARGDAAKLIESKAFWHDESYQCLRLYLQESGVLDGEKLD